From one Flavobacterium kingsejongi genomic stretch:
- a CDS encoding transposase produces MKQVRKIYDKAFKEKAVELSYDRTNVSELARELGITAPQLYKWRKELQEFGEGSFPGKGNLKLTPEQEKIHELEKKLKDAELERDILKKAIGIFSKNGR; encoded by the coding sequence ATGAAACAAGTCCGCAAAATTTACGACAAGGCTTTTAAGGAAAAAGCCGTTGAATTGAGTTATGATAGAACAAATGTATCAGAACTTGCCAGGGAGTTAGGAATAACAGCCCCCCAGCTTTATAAATGGCGTAAAGAACTCCAGGAATTTGGAGAAGGAAGTTTTCCTGGAAAAGGAAATTTAAAACTAACTCCCGAGCAAGAAAAAATCCATGAACTGGAGAAAAAACTCAAAGATGCAGAGTTAGAACGTGACATATTAAAAAAAGCAATCGGCATTTTTTCCAAGAACGGTCGATGA
- a CDS encoding IS3 family transposase yields MIYSFIKNNEQLFPIEKMCRVLQVSNGSYYRWKKQINTARQQLKSAIKKQIALIYFQTKQRYGSPRITLELRSIGYKISRVTVAKYMKELGLRSKLSKKFKVTTNSSHNYLVVENVLNSGYANKNCTVS; encoded by the coding sequence ATGATTTATAGTTTCATTAAAAACAATGAACAGCTATTCCCGATTGAAAAAATGTGCAGAGTTCTACAAGTAAGCAATGGAAGTTATTACCGATGGAAAAAACAAATAAATACTGCAAGACAGCAACTAAAAAGCGCCATAAAAAAACAGATAGCATTGATTTATTTTCAAACCAAGCAACGATACGGGAGTCCTAGAATAACATTAGAACTTCGAAGCATTGGTTATAAAATTTCAAGAGTTACAGTTGCAAAGTATATGAAAGAACTTGGCTTGCGAAGTAAATTAAGCAAGAAGTTTAAAGTAACAACCAACTCTAGTCACAATTATTTAGTTGTCGAAAATGTATTAAACAGTGGATATGCAAACAAAAATTGCACAGTAAGTTAA
- a CDS encoding IS3 family transposase (programmed frameshift), whose product MKQVRKIYDKAFKEKAVELSYDRTNVSELARELGITAPQLYKWRKELQEFGEGSFPGKGNLKLTPEQEKIHELEKKLKDAELERDILKKGNRHFFQERSMIYSFIKNNEQLFPIEKMCRVLQVSNGSYYRWKKQINTARQQLKSAIKKQIALIYFQTKQRYGSPRITLELRSIGYKISRVTVAKYMKELGLRSKLSKKFKVTTNSSHNYLVVENVLNREFTVKMPSKVWVSDITYIQTKEGFVYLTTIMDLYDRKIIGWSLSNAMSTEQTTLGAWKMAIKNRDLKNGLIFHSDRGVQYASKKFVNVLDSYKKITRSMSRKGNCWDNAVAESFFKSLKTELIYGNKLISKEQMKLEIFEYIEIWYNRKRRHSALNYATIEEFNNQINYKNVA is encoded by the exons ATGAAACAAGTCCGCAAAATTTACGACAAGGCTTTTAAGGAAAAAGCCGTTGAATTGAGTTATGATAGAACAAATGTATCAGAACTTGCCAGGGAGTTAGGAATAACAGCCCCCCAGCTTTATAAATGGCGTAAAGAACTCCAGGAATTTGGAGAAGGAAGTTTTCCTGGAAAAGGAAATTTAAAACTAACTCCCGAGCAAGAAAAAATCCATGAACTGGAGAAAAAACTCAAAGATGCAGAGTTAGAACGTGACATATTAAAAAAAG GCAATCGGCATTTTTTCCAAGAACGGTCGATGATTTATAGTTTCATTAAAAACAATGAACAGCTATTCCCGATTGAAAAAATGTGCAGAGTTCTACAAGTAAGCAATGGAAGTTATTACCGATGGAAAAAACAAATAAATACTGCAAGACAGCAACTAAAAAGCGCCATAAAAAAACAGATAGCATTGATTTATTTTCAAACCAAGCAACGATACGGGAGTCCTAGAATAACATTAGAACTTCGAAGCATTGGTTATAAAATTTCAAGAGTTACAGTTGCAAAGTATATGAAAGAACTTGGCTTGCGAAGTAAATTAAGCAAGAAGTTTAAAGTAACAACCAACTCTAGTCACAATTATTTAGTTGTCGAAAATGTATTAAACAGAGAGTTTACTGTAAAAATGCCATCAAAGGTTTGGGTTTCAGATATTACATACATCCAAACTAAAGAGGGATTTGTATACCTGACCACTATTATGGATTTATACGACAGAAAAATTATAGGCTGGAGTTTGAGCAACGCAATGAGCACTGAGCAAACGACACTTGGAGCTTGGAAAATGGCAATTAAAAACCGAGATCTTAAAAATGGTTTGATTTTTCATTCCGACAGAGGTGTCCAATATGCCAGTAAAAAGTTTGTAAATGTTCTTGATTCCTATAAAAAAATAACTCGCAGTATGAGCCGTAAAGGAAATTGCTGGGATAATGCTGTAGCCGAAAGTTTCTTCAAATCTTTGAAAACGGAATTGATTTATGGCAACAAACTCATTTCTAAAGAACAAATGAAACTGGAAATCTTTGAATACATTGAAATTTGGTACAACAGAAAAAGAAGGCATTCTGCTTTAAATTATGCAACTATTGAAGAATTCAACAATCAAATTAATTACAAAAATGTAGCTTAA
- a CDS encoding type II toxin-antitoxin system RelE/ParE family toxin, whose protein sequence is MARKIIFHENYFIEFYQKQDEKVKVKIQYVLELIKQVDRVPDKFLKHLTGTDGLYEVRVEYQSNIYRIFCCFDEGKLVVLFNGFQKKDQKTPKGELEKALKLMTEYFDQKGL, encoded by the coding sequence ATGGCACGGAAGATAATTTTTCACGAAAACTATTTTATTGAGTTCTATCAGAAGCAGGATGAAAAGGTAAAAGTAAAAATCCAATATGTTCTCGAACTCATTAAACAGGTAGATAGGGTACCCGATAAATTCTTGAAGCATCTAACGGGAACGGACGGTCTTTATGAAGTAAGGGTGGAATACCAGTCTAATATCTACAGGATATTTTGCTGTTTTGATGAAGGGAAATTGGTGGTTCTCTTTAACGGTTTCCAGAAGAAAGACCAGAAGACGCCAAAGGGAGAATTGGAAAAGGCACTAAAATTGATGACCGAATATTTTGACCAAAAAGGATTATAA
- a CDS encoding helix-turn-helix domain-containing protein, producing the protein MKKHEKIKSFDQLIEAEHGRLGTESRNQYEEGSQMFIISEMLKEARKEAKLTQEQLAEKTGTKKSYISKLENGKGNIQLSTLIRIFEIGLNKRIGLTFL; encoded by the coding sequence ATGAAAAAGCACGAAAAAATAAAATCATTTGACCAGCTAATTGAAGCGGAACATGGCAGGCTCGGAACTGAAAGCAGAAATCAGTATGAGGAAGGCTCCCAAATGTTCATTATCAGCGAAATGTTAAAAGAAGCTCGCAAGGAAGCCAAACTGACACAGGAGCAACTGGCGGAAAAGACTGGGACTAAAAAAAGCTACATTTCAAAATTGGAAAACGGCAAGGGCAACATCCAGCTTTCCACCTTAATCCGAATTTTTGAAATTGGTCTCAACAAAAGAATCGGATTGACCTTCCTGTAG
- a CDS encoding tyrosine-type recombinase/integrase, which translates to MVNFLADVRQSYPKNIQTSIRIMAAIKKYYDYLIFIGERNDHPCQTLTVKKGSGQSIQLQDLFSSKELELLLHRENRYRHLENRNKVLISLLIYQGLTSDELTRLDTDNIDLDNGTVYVKGSSKLNRRTLKLDSTQILLFDRYINQTRGEMMKRVARKSNKLLLNKLGQPISVEGIFAVIEVLNPLFPDRKLNPRSIRMSVISNWMNEKKLPLESVQELAGHKWPSTTEKYRKMDNLKQRELINRFFPI; encoded by the coding sequence ATGGTAAACTTTCTTGCCGATGTGCGCCAGAGCTATCCGAAAAATATCCAGACCAGCATCAGGATAATGGCTGCAATCAAGAAGTATTACGACTACCTCATCTTTATCGGGGAACGCAATGACCATCCCTGCCAGACCCTGACCGTGAAGAAAGGAAGTGGCCAAAGCATCCAGTTACAGGATTTGTTTTCCAGTAAGGAATTGGAATTGCTGTTGCATCGGGAAAACAGGTACAGGCATCTGGAGAACCGAAACAAGGTACTGATATCACTGCTCATCTATCAGGGGCTAACCAGCGATGAACTCACACGGCTCGATACCGACAACATTGATTTGGACAACGGGACGGTTTATGTCAAGGGTTCAAGCAAGCTCAACAGGCGAACCCTGAAATTGGATTCAACCCAGATTCTGCTTTTCGACAGGTACATCAACCAGACAAGGGGCGAAATGATGAAACGGGTTGCAAGGAAGAGCAATAAGCTACTGCTGAATAAGCTGGGCCAGCCCATTTCCGTCGAAGGCATCTTTGCAGTCATCGAGGTATTGAATCCGTTATTTCCCGACAGAAAGCTGAACCCTAGAAGTATCCGAATGAGCGTGATTTCAAATTGGATGAACGAGAAGAAACTGCCCTTGGAAAGCGTTCAGGAACTTGCTGGACACAAATGGCCAAGCACTACCGAAAAGTACCGAAAAATGGATAATTTGAAGCAACGGGAGCTTATCAATCGTTTCTTTCCTATCTGA
- the istA gene encoding IS21 family transposase — MANKITDMSKIRKVIKFYCNGKSKLFISSYLSLSRNTVKKYISLFEVLELSFELIDQKTDAELELLFSQTSVEAISPRLQTLYDFFPKMERELKKVGVTVQHMWEQYIAVNPDGYRTSQFHYHYNIWGKRVNPVMHMNHKAGDKMYVDYAGKTLSIIDIDTGEVKEVQFFVAILGASQYTYAEASMSQQKENFVDSVENAMRFFEGTPAAIVPDNLKSAVIKSSRFEPTINETLADLAEHYETTILPARAYRPRDKSLVEGAVKILYRRIYVTIKETKFFSLEELNQQIWDLLDSHNNRKLTGRPYSRSSR, encoded by the coding sequence ATGGCAAACAAAATAACAGACATGAGTAAAATTAGAAAAGTAATTAAATTCTATTGTAATGGAAAGAGTAAGTTATTTATAAGTAGCTACTTATCCCTTTCAAGAAATACGGTAAAGAAATATATTTCTTTATTTGAAGTTCTCGAATTAAGCTTTGAATTAATCGACCAAAAAACCGATGCAGAGCTGGAACTTTTATTCTCCCAGACTAGTGTAGAGGCCATTAGCCCGAGATTACAGACACTTTATGATTTTTTTCCTAAAATGGAACGTGAACTAAAAAAAGTTGGCGTTACCGTACAGCATATGTGGGAACAATATATTGCTGTAAATCCTGATGGTTATCGAACTTCACAATTTCATTATCATTACAATATATGGGGCAAACGAGTTAATCCGGTCATGCATATGAACCATAAGGCTGGTGATAAAATGTATGTTGATTATGCCGGAAAGACACTCTCAATTATTGATATAGATACTGGAGAAGTCAAAGAAGTACAATTTTTTGTAGCAATATTGGGCGCTAGCCAATACACGTATGCTGAAGCTTCCATGAGCCAGCAAAAGGAAAACTTTGTTGACTCGGTAGAAAATGCCATGCGCTTTTTTGAAGGCACTCCTGCCGCCATTGTTCCAGATAATTTAAAATCTGCCGTAATAAAAAGCAGTCGTTTTGAACCGACAATCAATGAAACCCTGGCTGATTTAGCAGAACATTACGAAACCACAATTTTACCTGCCAGAGCTTACAGGCCCAGAGACAAGTCACTAGTTGAAGGAGCTGTTAAGATATTATATCGAAGGATTTATGTAACCATAAAAGAAACTAAGTTCTTTTCTCTGGAAGAATTAAACCAGCAGATCTGGGATTTACTTGACTCTCACAATAACAGAAAACTGACAGGACGCCCTTATTCCAGGAGTAGTCGTTAG
- a CDS encoding IS256 family transposase yields the protein MIEDGKLPKDFAKQFKNKEDFHTFFQDLYKQGIEQLLQGELDAHLGYEKHNIDGYNTGNSRNGSFSKNIKSETLGNMVLAIPRDRNGEFEPQVIGKGQSMSEKIEDAILGMYSRGMTRSDIVEQVKEVYGISVSESTISTISDRILADVDLWTKRALEPQYLIVWMDAVHMKVRTDGKYENHAIYIVIGLKTDGKKEVLGMWLNKEESASFWMTVLSDIKSRGVKDILIACTDNLTGFTKAIRGVFPNTESQLCIVHQIRNSLKFVVVKDRKAFCSAMKEVYTAINQEEAVLALAEFKKNWEAKYKYAVCSWEKNWENLMPFLAYPAEIRKIMYTTNTIENLNRGIRKYTKTKVQFPDEKSVKKSVYLAIQNCEKSWINAIPSWGLIMNQFLVIFGERCNIKH from the coding sequence ATGATCGAAGATGGTAAATTACCCAAAGATTTTGCAAAGCAATTTAAAAACAAAGAAGACTTCCATACTTTTTTTCAAGACCTGTATAAACAAGGCATTGAACAGCTACTCCAGGGAGAATTGGATGCTCATCTGGGATATGAGAAGCATAATATTGACGGATACAATACAGGCAATAGCCGTAATGGTTCTTTCTCAAAGAATATAAAATCAGAGACTTTGGGCAATATGGTCCTGGCTATTCCCCGGGATAGAAATGGTGAATTCGAGCCTCAGGTCATCGGAAAAGGCCAATCGATGAGTGAAAAGATTGAAGATGCTATTTTAGGAATGTACAGTCGTGGAATGACCCGTAGTGATATTGTAGAACAAGTTAAAGAAGTTTATGGGATATCAGTAAGTGAGTCCACGATTTCGACCATCTCTGATAGAATACTGGCTGATGTTGATTTATGGACTAAAAGGGCTTTAGAACCACAGTATCTGATTGTTTGGATGGATGCTGTGCATATGAAAGTAAGAACAGATGGGAAATATGAAAACCATGCAATTTACATTGTAATCGGACTAAAAACAGATGGTAAGAAAGAAGTATTAGGAATGTGGCTAAATAAAGAAGAGTCGGCTTCATTTTGGATGACTGTACTCTCTGACATAAAATCTCGTGGAGTAAAGGATATTCTCATTGCCTGTACAGATAACCTTACCGGATTTACAAAAGCTATCAGAGGTGTTTTTCCAAATACAGAATCCCAGCTTTGCATTGTTCATCAAATAAGGAATAGCCTTAAGTTTGTAGTAGTTAAGGATAGAAAAGCATTTTGCAGTGCAATGAAAGAAGTATATACTGCAATAAATCAGGAAGAAGCCGTTTTAGCTCTGGCTGAATTTAAAAAAAACTGGGAAGCAAAATATAAATATGCCGTTTGCTCCTGGGAAAAGAATTGGGAAAATCTCATGCCTTTTTTGGCCTATCCTGCTGAAATCAGGAAAATAATGTACACCACAAATACAATAGAAAACTTAAACAGGGGAATTAGAAAATATACCAAAACAAAAGTGCAGTTCCCAGATGAAAAAAGCGTCAAGAAATCAGTCTATTTAGCAATACAAAATTGTGAAAAAAGCTGGATAAATGCAATACCAAGCTGGGGATTAATCATGAATCAGTTCTTGGTCATATTTGGAGAAAGGTGTAATATTAAACACTAA
- a CDS encoding GNAT family N-acetyltransferase, whose product MTQTAITIRLGKAEDTEALIGLDTTIPYDKQRPGQIRKWIEANTCYVMQTKGSIIAYGVLHYHFFGNAFIEMLMVAQKYRRMHLGSQLISCLKQNCTQPKLFTSTNQSNIPMQNLLAQSGFKASGAIENLDPNDPEIIYFCDLKGEK is encoded by the coding sequence ATGACACAAACCGCTATAACAATCCGGTTGGGTAAAGCAGAAGATACTGAAGCATTGATAGGGCTTGACACCACCATTCCGTACGATAAGCAACGGCCTGGCCAGATCCGGAAATGGATCGAAGCCAATACTTGTTATGTCATGCAAACAAAAGGCAGCATTATAGCCTATGGCGTTTTGCACTACCATTTCTTTGGGAATGCTTTTATCGAAATGCTCATGGTAGCTCAGAAATACCGACGAATGCATTTGGGGTCACAGCTGATCTCCTGTTTGAAACAAAACTGTACGCAACCCAAGCTTTTCACCAGTACCAATCAGTCCAATATTCCCATGCAAAATCTATTGGCACAATCCGGATTTAAAGCCAGTGGGGCAATCGAAAACCTGGATCCCAACGATCCGGAAATCATTTACTTTTGTGATCTAAAGGGGGAGAAGTAA
- a CDS encoding alpha/beta hydrolase, producing MKQFLFSAVLFLGLLLTACSSSKSGIPDVAAPLENIKTDTLVLFDRARDRSIPVAYYYNRKSKPTKGVVFFSHGYGANKGGDYLAYSYLTTFLASHGYFVVSLQHELPSDELLPMTGDLQQVRKPNWQRGSDNLLFVLKSLKFSRPEMNYNQLTLIGHSNGGDMTMLFAAQHPEDIVKAISLDNRRMLLPRVSTPKIYSLRSTDLPADQWVIPTKAEQEKYGITVITLPKTNHSDMDDKGTAAQKEEIQNYILGFLKE from the coding sequence ATGAAACAGTTCCTTTTTTCTGCTGTCCTTTTTCTGGGACTATTACTCACCGCCTGCAGCAGCAGCAAATCGGGGATTCCTGATGTGGCGGCCCCCTTGGAAAACATAAAAACGGATACCCTCGTCCTTTTTGACAGGGCCCGGGATCGTTCTATCCCGGTGGCCTATTACTACAATCGCAAAAGCAAACCCACCAAAGGGGTCGTATTCTTCAGTCATGGCTATGGCGCCAATAAAGGCGGTGACTACCTGGCCTACTCCTACCTCACTACTTTTTTAGCGTCCCACGGGTATTTTGTCGTGAGCCTGCAACATGAACTGCCCAGCGACGAACTGCTCCCGATGACAGGCGACCTGCAGCAGGTGCGCAAACCCAACTGGCAACGCGGATCGGACAACCTGCTCTTTGTCCTGAAATCCTTAAAATTCAGCCGCCCGGAAATGAATTACAACCAACTCACCCTTATCGGGCATTCCAATGGCGGGGACATGACCATGTTATTTGCCGCACAGCATCCCGAAGATATTGTAAAAGCCATTTCGCTGGACAACCGCAGGATGTTGTTGCCACGTGTGAGCACCCCAAAGATCTACTCCCTTCGTTCGACCGACCTTCCTGCTGATCAATGGGTAATCCCGACCAAAGCTGAACAGGAAAAATACGGCATCACGGTTATTACCCTGCCCAAAACCAACCATAGCGATATGGATGATAAGGGTACAGCTGCTCAAAAAGAAGAAATTCAAAACTATATTTTAGGTTTTTTAAAGGAATAG
- a CDS encoding STM3941 family protein, which produces MTHSKKIEIHFSRLKLIKLLCFAFLFLACGIWMLRFQPDTQSVFLDNPYFKNGIAILALLMGSFGSYYALKKLFTPKPALVIDALGIIDHSSAVAIGRIHWSDITEIREHKTPAGALSKHRFIVVLLQDPAAYLSRQAHGLKRKTMEANLRQCGSPVTLSVTGLDTTFELLESELQQGLATYRDTEAETIEAIGTPLPKDLQEKVAAANKAHEYAMEIQKMLDAEFVIAELQVAATADHTLSITGVVTNQGTKDAIGEYLMLHTDTPKVYNGLTLEEEEA; this is translated from the coding sequence ATGACACATTCAAAGAAAATAGAAATTCATTTTAGCCGCCTGAAACTGATCAAGCTGCTGTGCTTTGCCTTTTTGTTCCTAGCCTGTGGTATCTGGATGCTCCGCTTCCAGCCCGATACGCAAAGTGTTTTCCTCGATAATCCGTATTTCAAGAATGGGATCGCAATACTGGCATTGCTCATGGGGAGTTTTGGCAGTTATTATGCGCTTAAAAAGCTCTTCACCCCCAAGCCCGCCCTGGTCATCGATGCATTGGGCATTATCGACCATAGCAGTGCGGTCGCCATTGGACGCATCCATTGGTCCGACATTACCGAAATCAGGGAACATAAAACACCAGCAGGAGCACTATCCAAACACCGCTTTATTGTAGTCCTGTTACAGGATCCCGCGGCCTACCTCTCCCGCCAGGCCCATGGCCTGAAACGCAAAACGATGGAAGCCAACCTCCGCCAGTGCGGCAGCCCGGTTACCCTCTCGGTCACGGGACTGGATACCACCTTTGAACTGCTGGAATCCGAATTGCAACAGGGACTGGCCACTTACCGCGATACCGAAGCGGAAACCATCGAAGCCATCGGAACCCCACTGCCCAAAGATCTACAGGAAAAAGTAGCCGCAGCCAACAAAGCTCATGAATACGCTATGGAAATTCAAAAGATGCTGGATGCCGAATTTGTCATTGCCGAACTGCAGGTGGCAGCCACCGCAGACCATACGCTGTCCATTACCGGTGTCGTCACCAACCAGGGGACCAAAGATGCCATTGGCGAATACCTGATGCTGCACACGGATACCCCGAAAGTATACAACGGGCTGACCCTCGAAGAAGAAGAGGCCTAA
- a CDS encoding DUF4348 domain-containing protein, translating to MFLKNSFVLLIALSAIACTDKKDPSGSPQTAITVIDSIRDIDPEVALTASEDFTTFLDHFSTDSVFQLSRVTFPLTIKQLGDGPEEPELASVSIAQKDYHIMDFAHNPAVADKTITQNIKINGDTAVVEIRGVETDFYTDFIFVRHAGKWRLKTWNDMSL from the coding sequence ATGTTCCTAAAAAATAGCTTTGTACTCCTCATCGCCCTTAGTGCCATAGCCTGTACCGACAAAAAAGATCCATCGGGAAGCCCGCAAACAGCAATTACGGTTATAGACAGCATCCGTGACATCGATCCCGAAGTTGCGCTAACCGCCAGTGAAGACTTTACGACTTTCCTGGACCATTTCAGTACCGATTCGGTATTCCAGCTGAGCCGGGTTACCTTTCCCCTTACCATAAAACAATTAGGCGACGGTCCGGAAGAGCCGGAACTGGCTTCTGTGAGCATTGCCCAAAAGGACTACCACATTATGGATTTTGCCCACAATCCGGCAGTAGCCGATAAGACCATCACACAGAATATCAAAATCAACGGGGATACCGCAGTAGTAGAAATACGCGGTGTGGAAACCGACTTTTATACCGATTTTATATTTGTGCGCCACGCTGGCAAATGGCGCCTGAAAACCTGGAATGACATGTCCCTTTAA
- a CDS encoding GNAT family N-acetyltransferase has protein sequence MRLSTTTSLSPAQKEHLLQLWNTEYPEKLRYATISGLEAYLNGLAQAEHHLIEEESGKILGWAVTFLRESGTWFAIILNHTIQKQGHGRILLNRIKARHRVLNGWVIDHDNDRKSDGTSYRSPLEFYRKEGFVACPELRLETPQLSALKITWEATAKV, from the coding sequence ATGCGCCTGAGTACCACTACATCCCTGAGTCCGGCACAAAAAGAACACCTCTTGCAACTCTGGAATACGGAATACCCGGAAAAACTCCGGTATGCTACTATTTCGGGACTGGAGGCTTACCTCAACGGATTAGCACAAGCAGAACATCACCTCATCGAAGAAGAATCGGGTAAAATATTGGGATGGGCAGTCACTTTCCTGCGGGAGTCCGGGACCTGGTTTGCCATCATCCTGAACCACACGATCCAGAAACAAGGCCACGGAAGAATACTCCTGAACCGGATCAAAGCCCGTCATCGCGTACTGAACGGATGGGTGATCGATCATGACAACGACCGAAAGTCCGATGGTACGTCCTATCGGTCACCATTGGAATTTTACCGCAAAGAAGGATTTGTGGCCTGCCCGGAGCTACGACTCGAAACACCACAGCTTTCTGCACTAAAAATTACCTGGGAGGCCACTGCCAAAGTGTAA